The DNA sequence GCAGCCAGGTAGTGCTTATCGCGCTCAGCTCCATGCACAGCACGGACCTGATTTGTCGGCACTGCTGCCCCCTGCACTGGTGATGGACCTGGGTGAGAACGCGCTGCTGGCCTGGTACGTCTGGTTCGACTCTTGGTTACGTCAAGCTGGCAGTCGTCTAGCCACGCCCTCCGCGTATCTGCCCGTTGATCAAATCTTCGGCAGAGCGGTATGACGTCCAACCCCTCCATCGAGCGGACAGTCAACCGGCTGCGCCGATCGCCTGCCGCTCATGTCGAACGTTATGCAGTGATCCCCAACTCTAGTTGACACGCGTCACGTGACGCGCTACGCTATACTTCATGATCAAAACATTCGCGGATAAACGAACTCAGGGGCTCTACTCCAAAGGTAAGTCAAAGAAATTTCCTGCGGATGTCGCGCCGAGAGCCGCCAGAAAGCTCGAATATGTCAACCTGGCTGAACGGTTGGAGGATTTGAAGGCGCCGCCCGGTAATCGCCTTCACGCGCTATCGGGAAACAGGCAGGGACAACACGCGATTTCAATAAACGATCAGTGGCGCATTTGCTTTCGATTTGAGGATGGTGATGCGTATGAGGTCGAAGTGTGTGACTACCACTGAGTGAGGTGATGACAATGGCTATACCTAATACATCGGGCATGCAGCGCAAGCCGACTCACCCTGGCGAAATGCTGAGAGAGGATTTCCTACCGGACTATGGCCTGACCGTTGCGGGGTTGGCAGAGTCTCTGGGTGTCTCTCGCCAGTCAGTCAATGAGTTGCTGCGCGAGCGCCGTGCTGTCAGTCCTGAAATGGCGCTCCGGCTTGCTCGCTTGTTTGGTAACTCTCCGGAGTTCTGGCTGAATGCACAGAGATCCGTTGATCTTTGGACGGCAGCCCAGTCGGTCAAGGAGGAAGTGGATCGGATCAAGCCGCTAAATGCTGCATAACCAAGCCATGCACCGGATGCCAAACCCTCCGCTTCGCTGCGGATTTGCCACCGGTGATGGCAGGCGTTCGGCAACTAGAAGGGTGGTCAGGTGCGAAGCCTGAAAAGCACTTAACCTATTGGAGCTCTCTGTGGAGTAGGTGCCATGAAAACAGAAGACTTGTTGCGAGAAATCGAATCACTCCCTGTGGAGGAGCGTGCGCGGGTAGCCGACTCGGTGCTTAAGAGCCTGAATCCACCGGAGTCGGAAATCGACAAGAAGTGGGCGGAAGCAGCCAAGCGACGGTTGGATGAGATCCGTTCAGGTACGATCAAGCCCGTACCGGGAGAGGAGGTCTTTGAAGAGGTCTGGAAGCGGTTCTCGTGATGAGGTTCTCGTTCCATCCAGAGGCTCGGGAGGAGTTTCGACTCGCAATTGATTATTACGAGGAGCGAGAAACGACACTTGGGTACCAATTCGCGGCCGAGGTGTATGCGGCGATAGAGCGAACCTCAGAACATCCCAGTATGTGGCCCTCTATTGAAGAAGGCCTTCGCCGGTGTCTTGTCCGGCGATTCCCGTATGGAGTCATTTACCATCACGACGAAAGCGGCAACGAATTGGTTATCCTGGCGGTAATGCACCTCCATCGCGAGCCCCACTACTGGGCCCATCGGAATTAATGCCGAACAAGCCCATAACACGCAGCCAAGAGCTACGCTCCTTCGTCGCTCCGCTATTGGCTGTGTGTTATGGGCAGCGTTATGCCTTTGAGAACCAAAGGAGCTGACGTACATGCATTTTGAAATAATAGAAAAGATCAAAAATGCTGAGACGTTTGCGACTGGAAGTGGAATACGAGAACTAGGACGGCTTCAGAAGGCCTACGGTAAGGGGAGATGGCGAAAACGAAAGGGAATTGCGCAAATAAAGCTGCCGGATGGTTCCATTCGGTCGGCCGAACGACACTGGTGCGAGGCCACGGGAATTGGTAAGAAGGAGTTTAAGATCAAACGAGATCTGAGGTAAAAGTTATGACACATTCGAGCGAACACCGATTTGTGATCTGTATTCGAACTGATGACTATCCCGCCTCGCTGGAGAAGCGAAAAATATACGAAGATTTGCGTGACGCAGATGCCGAGAAACATCATCAATTAAGGGTAATAGACGAGTCCGGTGAGGACTATCTCTATCCGAAAGAGTATTTTGTTCCGGTAAAACTGCCGAAGGCAACGGAGCAGGTACTGGTTAACGTGGCATAGCAAGCCCATACAGCCGACGCCAAGAGCGGCGCGGCTGATGGGCAGCGTTGGGCGTGAAATGATTGAAGGCATCGAGCGTGGACAATGGAAACTAGAGTTGGTCGGTACTTGATCTACGGCCTCATAGATCCTCGAGACCGATGTTTGCGTTATATAGGAAAAACGCATAAGAGAAAAGAATTGCGTTTAGCAGGTCATTTGGAGTCTGCTCAGGAGGGCTCATCCGCACCCGTTCACAAATGGATCAGGGAGCTTCAATCTATTGGTAAAGAACCAGATATATTCGTCATAGCACGCATCCCGAAAGACGCAAGCTGGCAACAAGCCGAGCGGAAAGAGATCGCAAAGTGGCGAGCCTGGGCAGATACCGACTTACCCTACATCTATCCACCTCAAACGCCAAAGAGCGTGGAAACGGAGATTTTCAGTGTGTCCCTGTTAAATGTTAAAAACGGAAGCTGAAACAACTGCGCCTACTTAAGAACATGGCCCAACAAGGGCATACAGCCGTCCGCAAAAACCCTTTCGTTCCTCGGTATGCGTTTTGTGACGGCTTATGCTTGGTGTTCGACGTCAAATACCGCAAGTAGCTAAGGAGCTAGTACCGCAACATGGAATTGTGGCAGTTGATACGTGATCGAGCTTCACAGCGGCTGCGCTTCTTGCCGCATGCGGTGCGCTAGATGTCACGACCGGATCGAATGATTTCTACACAGCGGACGTTCGGAAGGTAATTGAGGAAGGGGAGGTCATAGAGAATTATCCTGAAGATACCAGAGGTCACAGTTTCCTGATGCTGGGGCGAGGAAACGATCGGCGCCCTATAATACATATAGTTTGTGCACCTAAGGGTGGGTGTCTAGCCGTGATAACGGCGTATATTCCCGATGAGAATCAATGGTCCGAGGATTTCAGAACGAGGGCTAAGGCATGAAATGTATGTATTGTCAGGGTGAAATGGCGCGTGGGCACGCCCCATTTTATATCGATCGCAAAGACGTTCATGTCAGCTTCGACAACGTTCCTGCATGGGTATGCCCGCAATGTGGAGGGGCATATTTCGAGGAAACGGCGGTTGATGTGTCCAGGACATCATTAGGGCCGTGGATGAGCAATCAGCCCAGTTGGAACGCACGGCATGAAGTCTACGCCGTGGCGGTGACCCTCGATCGGGTAAGGCCGGGTATCTAACCTCTGATCTTAAACGGCTCGAACTTTTGCAAGGACTAACACTGGAGCTAGCGTGTCCGTTGCTGAACGTCGATCGTCGTATGAAGCAGGTGGCGAAAGAATTGGGGATCGGAGTATTGGAGTAAACCTAATGAAGGTATTTACGTATTCTGAAGCTCGGCAGAACTTGTCGAAACTGCTGGCCTTGGCTCAGCGCGAAGAGGTGGAAATCAGGAGAAAGGACGGCAGCACATTTTCTCTCCGCGCGAAGCGTAAGGAGTCGAAGTCGCCGTTTGATGTGTCTGGAGTAAGCACGAGCGTCACAACGCGAGACATACTTAATGCGGTACGGGAGTCCCGGGAGCGCTAAGCAGGCTATCCAGCCGACGCTCGTAACTCGCGCTGGCTGTGGTGCGGGACACTACGACACCCCCACTTTCTTGTCCTTCGGCGACCTGCGCCGGTCAGTCGGCACTTCAACCGGCACTGCAAGACACCCATTCAGTTGACGGAGGTCGCGACGCGCCGTAGCCTTTCTGCGTCGCCGTTCGCATGGAATCGAACCGAGAAGGAGGCAGGGAGGTGCCGCAACCGCGTTCCATTCTGGTCAGCCGGAGCGATGATACCCCCTGGTACCATGTCGTCTCGCGCTGTGTGCGGCGGGCGTAGCTGTCTGGGGAGGATGCCCATTCCGGGCGCAGTTTCGAGCATCGGCGCGGGTGGATCCCCGTGTACTCCTTTCTCATGAACCGCCCGGTGCGGACCCGCATGCCGTGTGGTGTGCGGAGGGCGGGTTAGAGACCGGCCCTTACCCGATTATGTGCTGCCTTCGAACCTTTCTGCGATATTCTCAAGTGATCGTTTCCCATGTATCACTGCGACAATCATAATTCTTACGAATTCGACGCGACACACTAATCGATAGCTGCATAGAGTCGCTCTCGAATATGCTCATCACCGATCTGTGGGACGATGCGGCCTATCAACGGAAACTCGCGGGTGCCACGTGAAACCGACAATATTTCTGTGACAACCGCCCGAGCGTAATACTCAGAATCCCGTGCGATATATTCGGCGATGGCTTCGAGCTCCTCAATTGCCTCCGGCGACCACTTTACTTCGAGGTCCATTTGCCGAATTTCTTTTCGGCCTCGTCCTGGATAATGGGCGTCCCTTCCTTTTCGGCGCGCTCGATTCCCCGGTGGATCCCCTCCGCCACGTATAGGTGATACTGGACGTCTTCGGTGTTTGTCAACGTAGTTGTCCGCTTTTTCATGCCGCCTGAGCGACCATCAGGGCTGGCGTTTGGGCATGTTCCTTCGGTGGGTTGAGCCAGACGTG is a window from the Thioalkalivibrio paradoxus ARh 1 genome containing:
- a CDS encoding addiction module protein; protein product: MKTEDLLREIESLPVEERARVADSVLKSLNPPESEIDKKWAEAAKRRLDEIRSGTIKPVPGEEVFEEVWKRFS
- a CDS encoding type II toxin-antitoxin system RelE/ParE family toxin, yielding MDLEVKWSPEAIEELEAIAEYIARDSEYYARAVVTEILSVSRGTREFPLIGRIVPQIGDEHIRERLYAAID
- a CDS encoding type II toxin-antitoxin system RelE/ParE family toxin, whose amino-acid sequence is MRFSFHPEAREEFRLAIDYYEERETTLGYQFAAEVYAAIERTSEHPSMWPSIEEGLRRCLVRRFPYGVIYHHDESGNELVILAVMHLHREPHYWAHRN
- a CDS encoding type II toxin-antitoxin system RelE/ParE family toxin, translated to MIKTFADKRTQGLYSKGKSKKFPADVAPRAARKLEYVNLAERLEDLKAPPGNRLHALSGNRQGQHAISINDQWRICFRFEDGDAYEVEVCDYH
- a CDS encoding HigA family addiction module antitoxin, with the protein product MAIPNTSGMQRKPTHPGEMLREDFLPDYGLTVAGLAESLGVSRQSVNELLRERRAVSPEMALRLARLFGNSPEFWLNAQRSVDLWTAAQSVKEEVDRIKPLNAA
- a CDS encoding YgiT-type zinc finger protein, whose amino-acid sequence is MYCQGEMARGHAPFYIDRKDVHVSFDNVPAWVCPQCGGAYFEETAVDVSRTSLGPWMSNQPSWNARHEVYAVAVTLDRVRPGI